The Chlorocebus sabaeus isolate Y175 chromosome 1, mChlSab1.0.hap1, whole genome shotgun sequence genome includes a region encoding these proteins:
- the DRAP1 gene encoding dr1-associated corepressor — MPSKKKKYNARFPPARIKKIMQTDEEIGKVAAAVPVIISRALELFLESLLKKACQVTQSRNAKTMTTSHLKQCIELEQQFDFLKDLVASVPDMQGDGEDNHMDGDKGARRGRKPGSGSRKNGGMGTKSKDKKLSGTDSEQEDESEDTDTDGEEETSQPPPQASHPPAHFQSPPTPFLPFASTLPLPPAPPGPSAPDEEDEEDYDS; from the exons ATGCCGAGCAAGAAGAAGAAGTACAACGCGCGGTTCCCGCCG GCGCGGATCAAGAAGATCATGCAGACGGACGAAGAGATTGGGAAGGTGGCGGCGGCGGTGCCTGTCATCATCT CCCGGGCGCTTGAGCTCTTCCTAGAATCGCTGTTGAAGAAGGCCTGCCAGGTGACCCAGTCCCGGAACGCCAAGACCATGACCACATCCCACCT gaagcagtGCATCGAGCTGGAGCAGCAGTTTGACTTCTTGAAGGACTTGGTGGCATCTGTTCCCGACATGCAGGGGGACGGGGAGGACAACCACATGGATGGGGACAAGGGCGCCCGCAG GGGCCGGAAACCAGGCAGCGGCAGCCGGAAGAACGGTGGAATGGGAACGAAAAGCAAGGACAAGAAGTTGTCGGGGACAGACTCGGAGCAGGAG GATGAATCTGAGGACACAGATACTGATGGGGAAGAGGAGACATCAcaacccccaccccaggccagcCACCCCCCTGCCCACTTTCAGAG CCCCCCGACGCCCTTCCTGCCCTTCGCCTCTACTCTGCCTTTGCCCCCAGCGCCCCCGGGCCCCTCAGCACCTGATGAAGAGGACGAAGAGGATTATGACTCCTAG
- the C1H11orf68 gene encoding UPF0696 protein C11orf68 homolog isoform X2, with translation MAAAAAAAVAGVGRGGGGTEPRQERNRARGWAGVERSEGRRMEPGEELEEEDSPGGREDGFTAEHLAAEAMAADMDPWLVFDAHTTPATELDAWLAKYPPSQVTRYGDPGSPNSEPVGWIAVYGQGYSPNSGDVQGLQAAWEALQTSGRPITPGTLRQLAITHHVLSGKWLMHLAPGFKLDHAWAGIARAVVEGRLQVAKVSPRAKEGGRQVICVYTDDFTDRLGVLEADSAIRAAGIKCLLTYKPDVYTYLGIYRANRWHLCPTLYESRFQLGGSARGSRVLDRANNVELT, from the exons atggcggcggcggcggcggcggccgtgGCCGGGGTGGGGCGCGGCGGCGGTGGCACGGAGCCCCGGCAGGAGCGGAACCGGGCCCGGGGCTGGGCCGGCGTCGAACGCAGCGAAGGCCGGAG GATGGAACCAGGTGAGGAGCTGGAAGAGGAGGACTCTCCAGGTGGCCGTGaggatggcttcactgctgagcACCTGGCTGCAGAGGCCATGGCAGCTGACATGGACCCCTGGCTAGTGTTTGATGCCCACACGACACCTGCCACTGAGCTGGATGCCTGGCTGGCCAAGTACCCACCATCCCAAGTTACCCGCTATGGGGACCCCGGTTCACCCAACTCAGAGCCTGTGGGCTGGATTGCAGTGTATGGGCAGGGCTACAGCCCCAACTCCGGGGATGTGCAGGGCCTGCAGGCAGCCTGGGAAGCTCTGCAGACCAGTGGGCGGCCCATCACACCGGGCACCCTGCGCCAGCTCGCCATCACCCACCACGTGCTCTCAGGCAAGTGGCTTATGCATCTGGCACCAGGCTTTAAGCTGGACCATGCCTGGGCTGGCATTGCCCGGGCCGTGGTTGAAGGCCGGCTTCAGGTGGCCAAGGTGAGCCCACGGGCCAAGGAGGGTGGGCGCCAGGTCATCTGTGTTTACACGGACGACTTCACGGACCGCTTGGGTGTACTGGAGGCGGATTCAGCCATCCGTGCAGCAGGCATTAAGTGCCTGCTCACCTACAAGCCTGATGTCTACACCTACCTGGGCATCTACCGGGCCAACCGCTGGCACCTCTGCCCCACTCTCTATGAGAGTCGTTTCCAGCTTGGGGGCAGTGCCCGTGGCTCCCGAGTGCTTGACCGTGCCAACAACGTGGAACTGACCTAG
- the C1H11orf68 gene encoding UPF0696 protein C11orf68 homolog isoform X1 — MAAAAAAAVAGVGRGGGGTEPRQERNRARGWAGVERSEGRSRMEPGEELEEEDSPGGREDGFTAEHLAAEAMAADMDPWLVFDAHTTPATELDAWLAKYPPSQVTRYGDPGSPNSEPVGWIAVYGQGYSPNSGDVQGLQAAWEALQTSGRPITPGTLRQLAITHHVLSGKWLMHLAPGFKLDHAWAGIARAVVEGRLQVAKVSPRAKEGGRQVICVYTDDFTDRLGVLEADSAIRAAGIKCLLTYKPDVYTYLGIYRANRWHLCPTLYESRFQLGGSARGSRVLDRANNVELT; from the exons atggcggcggcggcggcggcggccgtgGCCGGGGTGGGGCGCGGCGGCGGTGGCACGGAGCCCCGGCAGGAGCGGAACCGGGCCCGGGGCTGGGCCGGCGTCGAACGCAGCGAAGGCCGGAG CAGGATGGAACCAGGTGAGGAGCTGGAAGAGGAGGACTCTCCAGGTGGCCGTGaggatggcttcactgctgagcACCTGGCTGCAGAGGCCATGGCAGCTGACATGGACCCCTGGCTAGTGTTTGATGCCCACACGACACCTGCCACTGAGCTGGATGCCTGGCTGGCCAAGTACCCACCATCCCAAGTTACCCGCTATGGGGACCCCGGTTCACCCAACTCAGAGCCTGTGGGCTGGATTGCAGTGTATGGGCAGGGCTACAGCCCCAACTCCGGGGATGTGCAGGGCCTGCAGGCAGCCTGGGAAGCTCTGCAGACCAGTGGGCGGCCCATCACACCGGGCACCCTGCGCCAGCTCGCCATCACCCACCACGTGCTCTCAGGCAAGTGGCTTATGCATCTGGCACCAGGCTTTAAGCTGGACCATGCCTGGGCTGGCATTGCCCGGGCCGTGGTTGAAGGCCGGCTTCAGGTGGCCAAGGTGAGCCCACGGGCCAAGGAGGGTGGGCGCCAGGTCATCTGTGTTTACACGGACGACTTCACGGACCGCTTGGGTGTACTGGAGGCGGATTCAGCCATCCGTGCAGCAGGCATTAAGTGCCTGCTCACCTACAAGCCTGATGTCTACACCTACCTGGGCATCTACCGGGCCAACCGCTGGCACCTCTGCCCCACTCTCTATGAGAGTCGTTTCCAGCTTGGGGGCAGTGCCCGTGGCTCCCGAGTGCTTGACCGTGCCAACAACGTGGAACTGACCTAG